The Triticum aestivum cultivar Chinese Spring chromosome 6D, IWGSC CS RefSeq v2.1, whole genome shotgun sequence genomic sequence GGATTTGGTCATATATCTTTATTTTGTGGAAAACAAAGCATAGTTGCAGTTCAACATCTTAGTATCTGAAAGCTTAAGCGCACTTGGTTTTTGACCTTATATCCTTATTTTCTAGGAAGAATCATAGTTGCACTTTAACCTAGTATCTTTGTGTATAGAAGAGTAAGCATAGTTGTAGTTTAACCTTACTATCCTTATTTTCTGGAAATGGAACTTGGATGCAGCTTAACCTTAGTATCAACATTCTGAAAACGATAATGATTTAGCACACCACATTCTTGTGAAACAATGGCCTTGACATAAACTCCGGAATCATTTTGTACTTGACTAGGTAAAAGAAGAGGCACAGCAACTCGCGCGAGTCTTCGAAACCATCGGGGCGTTCAAGGTGCCACGTAAAGGTGGCAAAGGAAAGCAGATCTTCGGGAGGCAAGTCCTAGTTGCACAGTTTCATCGTCTCACACATTTCTCGTTTTCTCCAATCCACATCCTCTCACACATTTCCTGTGCCTCACACAGCGTCACGGCGCAAGATCTCGTCGACATCATCAAGTCGCAGCTTAACAGGTAACAATCCTTCCTTTCAAGTGTGTACAGCAAGCAACTAAACTTCCCATCATCGTCGCTTCGCTTACGGGCAAATTAATCACTGAACCGTGGAAACCATGTAGGGACGTCGACAAGCGGCTGGTGGAGGTCCCGGAGATCCGCGAGGTCGGGGAGTATGTTGCGGAGATCAAGCTCCACCCCGATGTCACAGCCAAGGTGAGGCTGACTGTGTATGCCAAGTGAGCGGTCTGATCTCGCCATATACTCTGAACATCCTGCAACTGTTGTGCCTGGGAGCTAGCGAGGATGGGTTTTACAAAAATGTTGTTCATGGCCTTGTATACATTAGGAGAAGCATGGAGAATTTTTACCAAGTGAATATGTGAAATCCTTTTTTGTTCATTTGTCGGCAGAGATCCATTTTGCTAAATAATTAGATTTTCCATCCATTGGTTGACGCTATCCTCGTCATGgtcctttttttttttgcgggttccTCGTCATGATCCTACTTGTATTGTGTAACCAACTCGAGTGTACTATATCTACCTGTAATAATACTATTAAAACCAAAGAGGCACACGTCGGGGTTGGGGGGTTCATTGACCTCACCTCCGACCAGGAGTTGTTTTAGGAATCTTTTGCATTGTAAAAAAAATCTATGTACTATAAAAGTGCTCGGTGTCCTCCTTGTTTGAGAGATATACGGTTGGATGGCTGATGCCCGGCCCATTGTCCGCGGACATTTGGGGCGTCCGGTAGGTGATGTGCACTGCAGGTACACTTAGCCTTTCTTTGTCTGGTACAGTATGATGTGCATTGCAGATACCCTTAGCCTTTCTTTGTCTGGTACAGTACGGATAAGACTGGGTTTCATTgatttatttcagttttctatagGGAGCTGATTTTTTTGCCGCTTTCACTTCCGGTTCTTTCTTTCTATTTTATTTCCTCTTTCAGTTTTTATTTTGTCTCAAGTTAGAATTTTGTTTTataaaatcacaaacattttttaaaatttcagtGACAACATATAAAAATACACGACGGGCATtactttttaaaattcatgaatatttttctgaAATCCATGAACATCTTTTGCTCTCATGATTTTTTAAATAAAGTGAAacatttttgttcatattttcttaACTTTGCAAACATCTTTTCAATTCATGAACCTTTTTgaaaatcataaacattttttaaatccgtGAAGATCTATTGAACTATGGATTTTTTAGAAAATCATAAAATAAATTGAACTACATGAACTTTTTTAACTTTATGAGCACTTTTTAAAACTTATGGATATTTTTGAATTCATCACCATTTATTAAAATCCATGACATTTTTTAAAATATGCGAATAATTTTtaaatcctcaaaaaaaaaactacaaGTCACGAAACTTTACACATTAGTTAAAAATCTGTAGCACTTTTTTCTCGAGCACAAACCTGTTTATAGTTTTTCTACCGGTTGTTCTTTATGAGCTGAGAAAAATCAAGTGGCCTAGCCCAGATGCGCAATATATAGGAACGAGGTCCCGAAAACCTGAGGGGAGAATGAACGAAGTAGAAGTGATCAACTAGCTCACGTGTTCatgaaaaatttaaaaaaacttgtccaaaaatgttcatgaattcaataaATATTGCGAATCTTATAAAATGTTCCCCAAATTAAAAAATTCAagatttttaaaaaatattcgtTATTTTTAATGTTGCTCCCAAATTACAAAATAATGATAAATGTGAAAACTGCTTGAAATTTCGAAATAATTCCCAAATTAAGAAAATGtttcaaattttaaaataaaaaacgaaaagaaaaaaagaaatccgAAAAGAAAGAAAAAGCTTAATTTGCTTGTGTACTTGTATAAGCTTATTAATTTACTTGTACTTGTATTTATTCCCAAATTAAGAAAATGCCCGCAATGCTTTTCTGTACTTGTATAAGCTTAATTTACTTGTGTGCTCTTCGTTCATTTGGTTGGTGTTATGTAGGTCATAAGATGGATGACATCGACCATCTCCTTCCACCAGacgggcctctttgatttgtaggattgtaaaAACATGAAAATAAAAAAGCCAAATGATTGAAATGCCAATCTCATATCAGTCCCGCCGGGTTTTGTTTTGTTTGATAGCTCCATACGGAAAACAACAACGCAACAAGAATCCAGCCAAGGCTCTCTTTGCGTCCCTCTCGCGTCGCCTCCCTTGCGGGCGACTCTGCTCAGCCGCCGCGGCCGCCTAGTCCCTCCAGCGCCCTTctctccctccgccgctgccgatggtcggcgccgggcaaagcccgtgcgtgcgACGGCGGAGGGTCTCTCCTCTCGTTTCCGGatccgcggcggcgcgggcgtccTAATCCGCGGGGTGCGGCCCTCCCGACGGTGTGGCGGATCCCGGAGACGGCGGACTCGCGGCGGTGCACGGGTGCCCAGATCCATGGGTGTGGGActcccggcggcggcgggcttGGGCGATGACGTTGGCCGCGCGATGCCGGATCTCGTCGCTCGTGGCGCATCTCGCCACTCCGGCCTTCTTGGAGGAACCTGGACCAGGGGCGGCGACCCCGTTAGGCATGGCGACGGCGCCCTCGGCTGGTGACGTTCGTGGGGGTGGATGGACGGCGTCTTGACCGCGTGGACGGTGAGTCGCCGATGGATCTCCTCCGTGCTGCAGGCTCTCTCCCGCTGCATTTGGTGGCCTACGATCGCGATCGTCGGCCTCGGTGCGTTCGCGGGGGCTGGTAAAGGTGACATCGGACCGGAGGAAACTCTGGATGACTCGTTCATCCCGACGGTGGCGACGACCAGGGTCGCCGTTCTCCTCCTTGCAGGTGCCGTCGAGGTCCCTGCCCTCCACCCCGACCCCATGCCCTGGTTAAAAACCCTAAATCTCCTTAGATTAGGTGGCGGCGGCACTGCGTGTGTCgtacccttcttggaggcgccaCCTGGGGCGTTTGGGTGCTCGGTTTGAGGAACTGCGGGCGGAGGGGATGGGACCAATGGCAACAGTTGGTGTTTCGCGTCGGAGGAGCGGCATGGCATCTGGCACGTCAACAacggcggcatggagcagcggggtctcgctagtgggcgtgtgatgatggacgagcgcaggatgatGGCGTCGTGGAGTCGTCGACGGCAGCTAGATTgggcaaggtagatgcaacagtacaacactgaagatggattggtggcaggtggctgcggcggcctcatacccgacaAGCGTCCtgattgaggagtgcgccggactggtgggtgccccatacccggcaggcgtcctggttgggacctcaggtcttagatgttaggtttggctgcgaggtcggtttgatattaggcccagactatcagcatccctacatcaactggataggagtatcgacagatgttgcctagacggtggctttagtcttactattgtatgactttgtaaggtcttgtgtgaataattagtaaagtggttgcatgcaccgtctagatgcagaggccgggggtcctcctccttttctaaataaaaataaaaataaaaataatacggAAAACAAAGGAATccttcaaagaggtttgagtggttGCTAGAAATCCTACGAGATGTAGTACAAAAAATCCTTAGAAAAACTTTTtataggattcaatcctatgaacCAAACAACCAACATAAGGAAAATTGCTAATGATtttaatcctccaaaattcctacgAAAATCCTTTAAATCAATGGAGCCCTTAGTTCTATCCATGTCGAGAAATAAAAAACTGGAGTATTATGGAACAGAAAGTATAGGAAAAGAAACAACTTCACCTACCGATCTTTTAATTTCCAAAAGGCATGGACAAAAAACAAGAAGTGTGCTGCATGCAAAATACTCATGAAAACGGACAAAGGTAAGATCGATCGAGAGAAACCAGAGCATCTATCTCTTCTATCTTCCTCCGGAAAAAGCAGGGTCTTTTTGCTCTGATCGATGAGGTAATTGGATCGATCAATTGATCGACATGATTTAAATTTCTATACATCAATATATGCACGAAAGAGAACGAGAAAACTGGTTGAGACGAATTAAGTAGCACCAGCAGAAGTGCTCCGTGATCCCACCTGTAATGTAAAGCCAGCTCAGAGTGTACTTTTTCTTCGAGCTGTACTTCAAACAAATATAACATGTTTTAGATCACTACTCTAACAATTTGAGTTGGACACCATATATTTTATGAAGCTATAGAATATCTCATACCGAAAAATATGATGTGAAATGTAAGAAAAGTTATGGATTTTGTTTTGTTTATTACATGCTGAGCTGACAGATCATAGTGTCTCTATGATGATATATTAATAGGATAGGAGTATTTGTTTACAGTGGTGCTATATTTGTTAACAGAGGGAGTGCTATATATCTTGTTGACAGAATGGTCCAAAGCTCCCGTGATTTTTGGACCGCCCCCGCGCCGTCCCCCGCTTGGGCGGCTCGGGCGGAGCTCCCGTACCAGGCCGCCGGGGCGCCCTTCCATCATCCCTTCCTCCGTCACCGCTGGAGGAAGCCGCCGGGCGAAGGCCACGGCCGATGACGGTGACGGAGGTGCTCTCCTCCTCCCTGCGTCGGGCCTGGATGGGGTAGGGCATCCACCCGCGCGGAGGCGCATCCCCTGATCCAGTTGGCGGGGGAGCAACGGCCtgcctccggcggcggcgcgaggcggcaaCATGGTGAGGGACGGTTGCGGCGGGGGGCCTTGGACCTGGGGCGGCGGCTCCCTTGGTGGCGCCTCCATTTTCGGTGGCAAGGCGAGGCttggagcaaggaggaagatgaCGACGAGGCGTTTCTTTCCTCACGGCTAGCGTGACGGTTGCGGCGGGGGGCCTTGGACCTGGGACTTGCTCGCTCCGTTCCTCACGGCTAGCGTGACGGGGCTGGAGGGGGAAACGACAGGAGGCAGGGATCAATGCCGGCACGGAGAGGTGTATGATGTACCGGCGATCAGCTACTAGACAGTGCACCACGACAGCATATCAGAGGCAAAGGTTGAGCGAAGGAGTTCACGGCCGAGATTCAACGGAACAAGGTCGTcgagcagaagcaacatgaggatgaaggaggaggtgacagcggcttggagcaaggaggaagatgaCGACGAGGCGTTTCTTTCGCCAGCTCAGTTTTTAAAAAAGAGGTCCGCGGTTCTTTTTTAAAAACAGAGAAAATACCACGGTTTTGCAAATACTACAGTATTAAAATCATAGTTTTTAGTGACAACCAAACACCTCATCTCTCCctagtaataataataaagcatggattgtTCACCGTCGCGGCGTTTTTACAGAAAGGTCCTGTGGTTTTTAA encodes the following:
- the LOC123146264 gene encoding 50S ribosomal protein L9, chloroplastic-like isoform X1 → MASPSCASTLPWTAAASSPSSAFSSPIRLQTRRAPSLVIVAQGRVKKYRQVILKDDIDEISGKKGDTMKVRAGFYRNFLLPKGKATLLTPDVLKEMQVEQERIEAEKKRVKEEAQQLARVFETIGAFKVPRKGGKGKQIFGRQVLVAQFHRLTHFSFSPIHILSHISCASHSVTAQDLVDIIKSQLNRDVDKRLVEVPEIREVGEYVAEIKLHPDVTAKVRLTVYAK